A genomic region of Caldicellulosiruptor acetigenus contains the following coding sequences:
- the mazG gene encoding nucleoside triphosphate pyrophosphohydrolase has protein sequence MKASFEELVEIMDILRSKCPWDRQQTHESLKKYLIEETYEVIEAIDEKDFTKLKEELGDLLLQVVFHAKIAQENGRFDIYEVIYDICQKMKRRHTHVFGSDNFSTAEEVLQNWDKIKNNEKEVETVTESMKRIPKHLPALMRSYKVQEKAAKVGFDWESYEGALNKAYEELEELKECLSKNDKKEKIEEEIGDLLFAVVNIARFFDVDPEEALHRTVKKFITRFSHVEESASKQGKKLNEMSLEDMDKFWEEAKKV, from the coding sequence ATGAAAGCAAGCTTTGAGGAACTTGTAGAAATAATGGACATACTCAGGAGCAAATGTCCGTGGGATAGACAGCAGACACATGAAAGTCTTAAAAAGTACCTCATCGAAGAGACATATGAGGTTATTGAAGCCATAGACGAGAAAGACTTTACAAAACTTAAAGAAGAACTTGGAGACCTGCTTTTACAAGTAGTATTTCATGCCAAAATTGCTCAGGAAAACGGTAGATTTGATATCTACGAGGTTATTTATGACATCTGTCAGAAGATGAAGAGAAGGCATACACATGTATTTGGTAGCGACAACTTTTCAACCGCTGAAGAGGTTCTTCAAAACTGGGATAAAATTAAAAACAATGAAAAAGAAGTTGAAACGGTTACAGAGAGCATGAAAAGAATTCCAAAACATCTTCCAGCTCTTATGAGAAGTTATAAGGTTCAAGAAAAAGCAGCTAAAGTGGGATTTGATTGGGAAAGTTATGAAGGTGCTCTAAATAAAGCATATGAAGAACTTGAAGAGTTAAAGGAGTGTTTGTCGAAAAATGATAAAAAAGAGAAAATTGAAGAAGAAATTGGCGACCTTCTTTTTGCAGTTGTGAATATAGCAAGGTTTTTTGATGTTGACCCTGAAGAAGCCTTGCACAGAACAGTTAAGAAGTTCATAACCAGATTTTCACATGTAGAGGAAAGTGCCTCGAAACAAGGT
- a CDS encoding sporulation transcriptional regulator SpoIIID, whose translation MKEDIEKRVILAAEIMIKYNATVRKVARILGVSKSTIHNDLTERLLYIDKGLYRQVRAILERNKQERHIRGGLATKRKYLIKKSQLLSKNSGII comes from the coding sequence TTGAAGGAGGATATTGAAAAAAGAGTGATTTTGGCAGCAGAAATTATGATTAAGTACAATGCAACTGTGAGGAAGGTTGCAAGGATTTTGGGTGTGTCAAAGTCCACAATTCACAATGACCTTACAGAAAGGCTTTTGTACATTGACAAAGGACTTTACAGGCAGGTAAGAGCTATATTGGAAAGAAATAAGCAAGAGAGGCACATAAGAGGAGGGCTTGCAACCAAGAGAAAGTACCTTATCAAAAAATCACAGCTTCTTTCTAAAAATAGTGGTATAATATAG
- a CDS encoding sulfide/dihydroorotate dehydrogenase-like FAD/NAD-binding protein encodes MNEIVIKQNLAPNVWLMGIYSPQVAKKAKPGQFVILRVTENGERIPLTIADFDNEKGIVYIIFQVVGKTTSLLSQLNPGDRIIDFVGPLGMPYEHSPEDKDYLFIAGGLGIPAIFSKVKMLHSEGKNIDIIIGGRSKENIFFEDELKKYCNNLYISTNDGSYGKKGFVTDILKELLESGRRYDEIFAVGPVPMMKAVVDITKRFSIKTLVSLNPIMVDGTGMCGGCRVKIGNEVKFACVDGPIFNGFEVDFDGLMKRNSYYQDVENISYKEHKCKIGLGE; translated from the coding sequence ATGAATGAAATTGTTATAAAACAAAACTTAGCGCCGAATGTATGGCTCATGGGCATATACTCCCCACAGGTTGCAAAAAAGGCTAAACCGGGCCAGTTTGTTATCTTGAGGGTTACAGAAAACGGTGAAAGGATTCCTCTTACAATTGCAGACTTTGACAATGAAAAGGGAATAGTATACATCATATTTCAGGTTGTAGGAAAAACAACCTCACTTTTATCTCAGCTAAACCCTGGAGACAGAATTATTGATTTTGTTGGGCCGCTTGGCATGCCATATGAGCACAGCCCGGAAGATAAGGATTACCTCTTCATTGCAGGTGGGCTTGGAATTCCAGCAATATTTTCAAAGGTAAAGATGCTTCACAGCGAAGGCAAAAACATAGATATCATCATTGGAGGAAGGTCAAAAGAAAACATCTTTTTTGAGGATGAGCTAAAAAAATATTGCAATAATCTATACATCTCCACAAACGACGGCTCCTATGGAAAAAAAGGATTTGTCACAGATATCTTAAAAGAGCTTTTAGAAAGTGGCAGAAGGTATGATGAAATATTTGCCGTAGGACCAGTCCCAATGATGAAAGCAGTTGTTGACATAACAAAAAGGTTTTCAATAAAGACTTTGGTCAGTCTCAATCCAATTATGGTGGATGGGACAGGGATGTGCGGCGGATGCAGAGTGAAGATTGGAAATGAAGTAAAGTTTGCCTGTGTCGATGGTCCTATTTTCAATGGATTTGAAGTCGACTTTGATGGACTTATGAAAAGAAATTCCTACTATCAAGATGTTGAAAACATTTCGTACAAGGAACACAAATGTAAAATTGGATTGGGGGAGTAG